The genomic stretch GCTGCGCTTTCTGGGCGAGAAGCTGCATGACCGCGACGCGGGCGATGTGCTCTTCTCCTTCCTGGAACACAAATACAACGACGTGAAGGAAGCGGCGCTGGACGCCTGCATCGCCGTGGGCGGCGAGCGCATGACCCGGCGTTTTCTGGAGCTTGTGGAAAGCCCGGACGACCTGCACCGGCTCATGGGCGTCTACGCCCTGGGACGGATGGATGGCGGCGGCCATATCGACGTGCTCGAAAGAGCGCTTTCCGACCCTTCGCCCGACGTGCGCAAGGTCGCCTTGGAAGCGGTGGCCGAACAATGCGACGACGTGAACCACGCGCTGCCCCTGGTGGCGGAGCGTCTCAGGGACGAAAACGCCGAGGTTCGGCTGACCGCGGTCAAGCTCATGGGGCTGTGCGGCCATCCCGAAGTGGTGCCCCATTTGCTCGACGCGCTGCACGACCCGGACGACTGGGTCTGCATCCGGGCCATGGAGTCGCTTGGTTCCATGCGCGTGGCCGAGGCGGTTCCTGCGCTTCAGGAACTTGTGACCTCCCCCAACCGCCTGCTGGGCATCAAGGCTGTCGAAGCCATGGGCGCTGTGGGCGACGGAGCGGCGTTCCAGGCTCTGCTGGTCATTGCGGGCGGAGACGACCCCGAACTGGCCGACGCGGCCCAGGACGTGATCGAGGCCATGCAGAACGCCGACGGAGGGGCATAGATGTCCTCGATTTTTTCCAAGACCATTTCCGGGGACAAGGATCTCAAGATCACGGAGCAGGAATTTCGGCAACTCAGGGATTTCGTCTACGGGCAATGCGGCATCTTTATTCCTGATAATCGTCAGTATTTAATGGAAAACAGGCTTTCCAACCGGATCAAGGCGCTGAACCTGAAGAGTTTCGGCGAGTATTTCTATTTTTTGCAGTACGACTCCGACCGGCGTCAGGAAATGGGCAAGCTCTTTGAGGTCATCACCACCAACGAGACCAGCTTTTTCCGCAATCCTCCGCAAATCCAGGTTTTCCAGGACACGATTTTGCCGGGATTGCTCGCGGAGCTGCGCAAGAAGGGCCGCAGGCGGCTGCGCATCTGGTCGGCGGGCTGTTCCACCGGGGAGGAACCCTACACCCTGGCCATCTGCATCCATCGGGCGCTCGGCAACGAGCTGCCGCTTTGGGACGTGCGCATCACGGCCAACGACCTTTCCGCGCGCGTCGTGGACGCGGCGAAGAACGGCGTCTATTCGAGCTACGCCCTGCGCACCACGCCCAAGGACGTCATCGACCAGTATTTCATCCAGGAGGAACGGCTGTTCCGCATCCGGCCGGACGTTCAGCGCCTCGTCTCCTTCGGGCAGATCAATCTCAACGAACGGGCCCAGCTCAAGCTCGTGGAACGTTCCGAGGTCGTCTTCTGCCGAAATGTGATCATCTACTTCGACGAGGACATGAAGCGGCGGGTGATCAACGCCTTCTACGACAACCTCGTGCCGGACGGCTATCTTTTCATCGGCCACTCCGAATCCCTGCATAACATCACCCGCGCCTTCAAGCCCGAGCACCATCCCGGCGCGATCATCTATAAAAAGCTCGGTTGAACAGGGAAAAGGACATGGCGCATTGCAAGGACGGCGAACGAAGGACAGCGGAGGGCGGCGCGGCGCGGGCTTTTGCCGCCTGCTACGGGCTCGACCCCGGCGCTCCGGCCGCAGGCGGGCTGGACGCGGCGGACGACCGGGCGCTGCTGGATCGGCTGATTGCGGAAAACGACGTGGAACTGATCACCTTCCGCCTGGGCGGCAAAATGTTCGCCCTGCCCATCGTGGTCGTGCAGGAGGTCGTGCGCAGCGAGGAACTGACTCGGCTGCCCTCCGCGCCGTTCTACGTGCCCGGCGTGCTCAACCTGCGCGGGCGGGTGACGCCCGTGATCCGGTTGCGTTCGCTGCTGGGGCTGACCGCGACGCCCCAGGAACCGGACCGCTTCATCGTGGTCTGCCGTCACCAGGGGCTTCAGGTCGGCCTGTTGATCAACGCTGTCGCGGCCATGCGCCGCGTGCCCGGCAAAGATTTCGATCTCAACGTGACGGCCCAGCTCGGGGACAATGCGAAATATCTCTTGGCCCTGGTTCGGGCGGAAGGCGGGCTGGTCAGCCTGCTGTCCATCGACAGGTTGACAAGGGGCGTGCTGAAGAAGGAAGGAGAGGCGGATGTCTAAACATATTCTGATCGTGGACGATTCAAAGACCGTGCGCAATCTGGTCGCCTTCATCATGAAGAAGGAGGGCTTCCGGGTGACCACGGCCGAGGACGGGCTGGACGGGCTGGAAAAGCTCTACGGCGCGGGCCAGGTGGATCTCGTCGTGTCGGACATCAACATGCCGCGCATGGACGGACTCACGTTCATCAAGGCGCTCCGGGAGCAGGACGCCTACCGCGATCTGCCCATCGTCGTGCTTTCCACCGAGGGCGAGGAGCACGACATCGATTCGGCCATCACCATCGGGGCGAACATCTACATGGTCAAGCCTGCCCAGCCGGAAAAGCTGATGCGAAACGTCAAAATGCTTTTGGGATAGCCCCTCGGCGTATGGAGAGAATGTCTTGACTTGCACTGAAAAGCCCGGAAACATGAACGTTCAACGCCACGCCACAGGGAGCGGTTCATGAGCCAGGAATACATGGATCCGGAACTTCTTTCCGATTTCTTCAATGAGGCCAAGGAGCATCTCGAAACCATCGAGCCCAACCTCTTGCAGCTTGAGGCCAATCCCGAGGATCTCGGGCTGCTCAACGACATCTTTCGGCCCATGCATTCGCTCAAGGGCGCTTCCGGCTTTCTGGGGCTGAACAAGATCAACCGGCTGGCGCACAAGGCGGAGAACATTCTCGACGACCTGCGCCAGGGACTGCGACCGGTCACCTCCGCAGTCATGGATGTCATTCTCTCCGCCACGGACGCCCTGCGGACCATGGTGGATAATCTCGAAGCCTCGGGCGCGGAGGGCGATGTCGAAGTGCAGGAGATCATCAGTCGCATCGAAGTGTTGCAGCACAGCAAGCCCGAAGCGGACACCGCTGCCGCCGCTCCGGCCCCGCAGGGGAATCCGGCGAAAGAGCCCGCGCCTGCCCAGCCCGCACCCGCCCAGCCCGCGCCTGCCCCCAAGGCTAACGGCGTGCGTATCCAGATCGCAACGGACCCCGACTTCGACGACACCCCCTATGCCCTGACCACGGTGGGCGAGGGACACCTCACCGACTTCCTTGAGGAAGCCCAGGACATCATCGAAGACCTCAATCGCTCTCTGGTGACGCTGGAGGGCGGCGCGGATGATTCCGGCGGGCTCATCAACGACATTTTCCGCTATTTCCACAATCTCAAGGGCAACAGCGGCATTATCGGGTTCAAGGAGCTCAACGCCCTGACGCACGAGGCCGAAACCTTGCTCAATCGCGTGCGCAAGGGGGAAATGCAGCCCTCGCAGCCGCTTTTCGACCTGCTGCTCGCGGTCGTCGACCTCATCGAAGCCATGATCGCCCATGTGGAGCCTTCCACCGGCGAGGTCACGCCCATGGACAGCTCCGGCATGGTCGAGCTGCTCCAGCGCTCCTATGAAGAAGGGGTGATCCCGGAAATCGCCATGCACGGCGACGTCCAGGAAGAGCAGCCCGCGCCGCAGGCTGCCGAACCGGAACCGCCGCAGCCTCCCATGGCTCCCGCGCCGCAGGAAATGACTACGGGCGCGGACGACGAGGTGCTGGAGGCGGGCGGGTTCGATCCTGAGGACGTGGCCATTTTCGAGAACGCCGTGGGGCAGCAGATCGACAATCTCAATCTCGCCCTCGGCGAGCTGGCGCGCGACGCAAGCCAGGAAAAATACGTCGACGGCATCTACCGGGCCTTGCTGACCATCCAGAATTCCTGCGGTTACATGGGCCTGGACGAGATCCGCGACTACGCCGCCCAGACCGCGGGCCTGGTGGACCAGGGCCGCAAGAGCGGCGATTTCGGCGTCCTGCTCGACATCCTCGGCCAGGAGGTCGGCATCATCAGCGACCGTCTGCTGGGCGCGGTGGACAAGCTCAAGAGCGGCATGGACGCTCCCGAGGAGATTCTTCCGGTCGAGACGCCCGCGTCCCGGCCTGCCAAGCCTGCCCCGGCTCCGGCCGCTCCGGCTGCCAAGGCGGCTCCCCCGGCGGCTGCCTCTCCGGTTTCCCGCCCCTCGGCCCCTGCGCCGGCTCCCCCGGCTTCCCCCGCTCCGGCGGCTCCGGTTCCGGCCATGAGCGCGAAGTCCGCGAACGCTTCGGCAAAGCAGAAGACCGCCAGCACCATTCGTGTGGACCACCAGAAGCTGGACCATCTGATGAACCTCATCGGCGAGCTGATCATCAACCGCAACCGCTACGCGCTGCTTGCACGCGCCCTGGAGGAGGGGCAGGAGGAAGTGCATGTGGTGGCGCAGCAGCTCACCGAGACCACCTATGCCATGGCGCGCATTTCCGACGATCTTCAGGACACGATCATGAACGTGCGCATGGTGCCCGTGCAGACCGTGTTTTCGCGCTTCCCGCGCCTTGTGCGCGACCTCTCCCGCAAGAGCGGAAAGCAGATCGAGCTGATTACCGAAGGCGAGGAGACGGAGCTGGACAAGAGCGTGGTCGAGGAGATCGGCGATCCCCTGGTCCACCTCGTGCGCAACGCCGTGGACCACGGCCTGGAAAGCGAAGAGGACCGGGTGGCCGCAGGGAAAAGTCCCACGGGCCACGTCTGGCTGCGGGCCTACCACAAGGGCAATTCCGTGGCCATCGAGGTCGAGGACGACGGGCGCGGAATCGATCCCGAGAAGATGCGCAACGTGGCCGTGAAAAAGGGCGTGCTTACCGTGGAGGAGGCCGCCAATCTCGACGACCGCGAGGCCATTGACCTGATCTTCCACCCCGGATTTTCCTCCGCCGAGAAGGTCACGGACATTTCCGGGCGCGGCGTGGGCATGGACGTGGTCAAGACCAACATCAAGAATCTCAAGGGCAGCGTGCACACGCAGTCCGAGGTTGGCAAGGGCACCAAGCTGACCCTGACCCTGCCGCTGACCCTGGCGATCATCGACGCGCTCATGGTCGAGGTGGCCGGAGACATCTTCGCCATTCCGCTGGACGCGGTGTCCGAGACGACGAAGATCAAGGCGGAGAAGCTGTCCGACGTGAACAGCCGCAAGGCCGTGACGCTGCGCGGCGAAGTCCTCGGCATCGTGGAGCTTTCCGAACTCCTCGACCTGCCCACGAACACCGAGTCCCGTACGATCCTGCCCATCGTCATCGTGCACGACAACGACCGCCGGGTGGGGCTTGTGGTCGATCGTCTCCTGGAGCGGCAGGAAATCGTCATCAAGCCGCTCGGCCAGTATCTCAGCGATTTCGACCTGGACGGCATCTCCGGGGCCACGATCATGGGGGACGGCTCCGTCGTCCTGATTCTGGATCCGCACGAGATATACGCCCTGGCGACCTCTCTTGGCCGGCCCCAGGCGCGCGGACTGGACAGGCCCAAGGCTCCCGCCCTGGGCGCGGCCAGGGGCGCCGCGGCCCAGGCCCTGGAGGCCGGACGCTGATCCCGCTCGGCTCGCAATGAAAAAAAAACGCCGGGGGACGACAAGTCCCCCGGCGTTTTTTGGTCGGGTCCGTTCGCGTCTAGGCTGCGGGCAGGAGCACGAAGGCGAAGGTCGCGGCGCTCAGGTGCGCCCCCCAGGCCAGGACCGCACCGATGAGGATCAGGCCCTTGAGGCGCATGGGAGTGCGGCTGCGCAGGACGAGGCTCCAGAGGACGCAGCAGGCCAGGGCCAGGCCCGCGCCCGCAAAGAGCACGGGAGCCAGCGAGGACTGGAGCAGCAGCGCCCGATCGTCCGGGCTGAGCATCAGCAGCAGCCAGGCCATGCCTCCCAGTTGAAGGAACATGAAGGGCGCTCCCCAGCGGGCGGCCGCGGGCAGCGCGTAATTGTAGTAGTCGCGGCCGAAGTCGTCCCGGTTGCGGCGGTAGACGAGGTAGGCCATGCCCAGGCCGCCCGCCAGGGCCAGGGCCAGCAGCGTGAACTGAAGGGCAAAGGGCCAGAGCAGGGAGTCCGAACCGGGCAAGGTCAGGGGCTGCATGGCCGGAGTCTGCCCCACGGCGAAAGCGTCGAGCAGGGCCGGTGCCGCCATCAGCGTGAGGGGAATGGTGGCCAGGGAGGCCAGTGCGCCGAGCAGGCCGAGCAGCAGGTGCGCGACCTTGCTGGAGCGCAGGTGCCTGAAGGTGAAGCGGTACACGCCGCCGAAAAAGAGGGCGGATCCCCAGGCGGCCAGGGCGGGCATGGCCGGGGATTGCGGCGAGGTCAGCCATTCCTGGAGCCAGGGAAGCGAACGCGCCAGGATGACCGCGCCGCCCAGGAAGGCGACGGCGGCAAGGGACATGAAAGTGGTGAACATGGCGGCCATCTGTTGGGCGAACTTGTCGGCGAATGCTTTTCCGGAAGCCATTCCAGCGGCTTCGGACAGCAGCGCGGGCAGAAGCGCGCCGAGCCCCGCCACGGCCAGCATGTCGAAGAACGCGGGCGCGGCGAGTTGGGAAAGAAGGTTGATCATTTCGGCGGAAATCATGGGCGGTTCTCCGAATGTTCTGCGGCATTTCCCGGCGCGCGGCAGGGCGGGAGACCGCATCGTTGCTTTACTATCGGTTTTGTGATTGCGTCGGCCCGGGCCGGGGCGACGCCGAGGGAGAATGTCATTTCACCCGTGGAAAAGCAAGTCCGCACCGATGCTTCCTTGCCAAAAGCGATGCTTTGGCCTAATGAAATTCGAAGTGAATACAAAGAGTCGCCGGAGATGCGCATGAAATGGATTTCCCTTCCGCTGCTGCTCGGAGTGTTGATGCTGGCCTCAGGGTGCGCCGCCACCAGTGGAACCACGCAGGCAGCCAGCCAGGAATGGCGGCTGCAGAGCCTCGAAGAAAGCTTTCTCGACTTCCAGGAGGCCCAGCGCCAGGAAGCGGAGCGCTCGCGCGCGGCCGACGCGGAACTCGCCAAGCGTCTCGCCCGGTTGGAAGAGCGCGTCACGGCCATTCTCGGCACCGGAGCAGATCTGCCTCCCGAGCAGGGCGACCCCGGCGGCATGCGCATGGACGGCGACGACATGCGGCCGGGCGGCGCAACCATGGCGGAGCCGGGTGCGGACGGCATGCAGCCTGCCGAACCCAGGACGCCCGCGGTACTTTCCGAGTCCATGAGGGAGCCTGCTCCCGGAGGCGATACGGGCATGACAGGGGCCTTGCCCGCACCGATCAAGGCCGGTCCGGAGAGCAACGAGGAAAAGCCCTGGGACGACGTGCCCGGCCCGGCCCTGGAGGCCAAGACGCGTCAGCCCGCCTCTTCCATGTCCCCTCCTGCGGCTCTCGCCTCCAGGCAGAGCTCCTCCGCCGCTTCCGGGACTTCCGCCCAGACGCTCTACGAGCAGGGGCTCAACCTCGTCCGCTCCGGCCGCGCCGAGCAGGGACGAGCGACCCTGGAACGCTTCCTCAAGGATTATCCCGCCAACAAGCTCGCGCCCAACGCCATCTACTGGATCGGGGAGAGCTGGTACGGCCAGAAGAATTACCCCCAGGCGATTCTCTCCTTCAAGGACGTGGTCACCAAGTATCCCAAGCATCCCAAGTCGCAGGCCGCTTTGCTCAAGATCGGCATGTCCTACCGGAACGTCGGCGACAAGGACAACGCGGTCTTCTATCTGCGCACGCTCGTGGACGACCATCCCGGTTCCGAGCCCGCGAAGATGGCGGAACAGCTGCTGCGCGAAATTCCCAACTAGAAGGCTGCTCCGCGTGTACGACTGCGCATGGACAGCGGAGCGCGCGGATTTGCGCCGCGCGCGTGACCGAGCAGGGGCGGGCCTGTGGACTTGAACAAGGAATTTTTCGCCTGCCTCGCCCTGCGCCATACTCCCGGCCTGGGCCCCCGCACCTGGAAAAAAATCCTGTCCGCCTACGACAGCGCCTATGAAGCCGTGCGCGACGTGCGCGGCTGGGCTGCTCTGCGCCTTGCCCGCCGCGACCAGATCGAGGCTGCCGAGCGCGAGGTTTGGCGTGCCGATGCCGAGGCCGAGTACCGCGCTGCCCGCTCGCGCGGCATGGACCCGGTCACCTGGAACGATCCCCGTTTTCCGCAGCGCCTGCGGGAAATCGCCGACCCCCCTCTCCTGCTTTACGCCGCAGGCGACGCGGGCCTGCTTGCCGGACCCTGCGTGGCCGTGGTCGGGGCGCGCAAGTGCACGCGGCACGGCCTGGACGCGGCGGCCCGCATCAGCACGGAGCTGTCGCGCATGGGTTTGACGGTCGTTTCCGGACTGGCCCTGGGCGTGGACCGCGAAGCGCACCTGGGCGGCCTCTCCGGGGTGGGGTCTTCCGTGGCCGTGCTCGGCTGCGGGCTGGACGTGCGCTACCCCAAAGGCAACGGCGACCTGCGCGCGGCCCTGGAAGAGCGGGGCTGCGTGGTCTCGGAGTTCGCGCCGGGCACGCCGCCGGACGGCAATAACTTTCCCCATCGCAACCGGATCATCAGCGGCCTTTCCATGGGGGTGGTCGTGGCCGAGGCGGCCAAGCGCAGCGGCAGCCTGATCACGGCCCGGCTGGCGGGCGAGCAGGGGCGGGATGTTTTCGCGTTGCCCGGACCTGCCGGACAGGCGGCGTTTACGGGATGCCACAGCCTGATTCGCGAGGGAGCTGTCCTGGCCGATTCCGGCGAGGACGTATTGCGTGAGCTTCGCTATCAGTTCGGCCCGGAGTTGAACGGATTGCCGCGTTCGGAACCGAAAGGCGGGGAGAGGCGGATCGAGCGGATCCAGGCGGCGTCGCTGCCCCCGGAGCGCGCCGCCGCGTTCGGCGACGAACGGCCGCAGGGGCCGGCTCCCCTGCCTTCCGAGCGTTTATCCGCGCCTGCTCCCGACCCTGACTCCGATCCCGACGGAAGGGCGGTCTGGGATCGGCTCGGCAGGGACCGCGTGCACATCGACGAATTGACTCGCGGACTCGGATGGGAAAGCGCCCGCGTCAGTCAGACCCTGCTTTTGCTGGAAATGTCCGGCGCCGTGCGCCAATGGCCTGGGATGCGTTATTCGCGGTCCTGAAGATGGCGGCCTAGGGCGGGAAAAAGGGCTCCGAATTCGGTTTCGGAGCCCTTTCGCGTTTCAGGATAAGCCCAGAACTTTGGGATTCAGGCAGGTGGGCGGCTTCTGGCCGGAAAGCATGGCCAGCAGGTTGCGCGCGGCCAGATCGGCCATGGCCTCGCGCGAGGAGCGCGTTGCCGAGCCCACATGGGGCAGCAGCACGGCGTTGGACAGGGCGGCAAGGCCTTCGGCCATGCGCGGCTCGTTTTCATACACGTCGAGTCCTGCGGCGGCGATCTCGCCGCTGCGCAGCGCCCGCACCAGATCGTCTTCCTTGATCACCGGACCGCGCGCCGTATTCACGAGCACGGCGGAGTTCTTCATTTTGCGGAAGGCGTCCATGTCGAACAGGTGCCGCGTGTCCGGCGTGAGCGGGCAGTGGACGCTCACGAAGTCCGACTCCGCGAGCAGCCTGTCGAAGGGGACGCACTCCGCGCCGAGCGTGTCGTCCAGGGCGGGATTTCGGCGGCCCGAAGGGGATTCGAGGTAGAGCACGCGCATGTCGAACCCGCGCGACATCATGGCCGTGGCCGTGCCGATGCGGCCCGCGCCCACGATGCCCAGGGTCTTGCCGGAGACGTCCGCGCCGATGAATTGCAGCGGTCCCCAGCCCGGCCAGAGTCCGGAACGCATCACGCCGTCGGTTTCCACCACGCGCCGCGCCGCCGCGAAGATCAGCGCCCAGGCCAGCTCCGCCGTGGCCTTGGTCAGCACGTCCGGGGTGTTGGAGACGGGAATGCCGCGCCGGGTGGCTTCGGCCACGTCGATGTTGTCGTAGCCCACGGCGTAGTTGGCGTAGCCCCGCAGCCGGGAGGCCGCGTCGAAGAATTCCGCGTCGATGCGGTCGCTGAGCAGGCCGATGACGCCGTCCGCTTCCCGCACCGCCAGAAGCAGCTCCTGGCGGGTCAGGGGGCGGTCCTGGTCGCTGACGCGGACCTTGGCCCGGCTCCGCAGCAGTTCCAGGCCGTTTTCAGGGATCTTTCTCGTGACGAAGACGTTCGGCAGGGTCATCTTTGCTCCAGTTTATTCCGGTTCGACCAAAAAAATCTTTTCCAGCAGCACGCGCCCTCCCTGGGAGATGCGCAGGAGCCACTGTCCGGGCACGGCGGCCTGTTCCTTCGTGAGCCTGTGCCAGAGGGCCTCTTCGGCCCCGATGCGCGTGTGGTGCGTCTTGGCGATGCGCGGGCGCGGCGAGCCGTCCTCGGCTCCGCGCGCAGGACGGAAGCTGATGACGGTCTGGTAGGCGACGTCCGCCCCGTCCTTGCTACCGGTCAGGCGGAAGGTCACGCCGAAGGCCAGGCCTTCGCGGCCGGGGATCCGCTCTGTGCGCTGGGCTATGCGGACTTCTTTTCCGGCCAGCCCGTCTCCGCTGGCCAGGATGCCGTGATCGATGAGATCCAATTGGACCAGCGAAGCCGCCCCGGCCGCCGCAGCGCCGGAAAGTGCGGCGAGCAGCAGCAGAGTGGAAAGCATTGCGCGCATGACGTCCTCCTTTTTGGGTGAGGGCATCGTAGGACGCCGGGGCCGCGAGATCAAGACTCTTTGCCATTCGGAGCCGAACGTGGCATGTTCGCGCGTCCGTCCTGGACGGAGAAAACACCCGTGAGGTAGACATGGACTGGA from Paucidesulfovibrio longus DSM 6739 encodes the following:
- the dprA gene encoding DNA-processing protein DprA, whose protein sequence is MDLNKEFFACLALRHTPGLGPRTWKKILSAYDSAYEAVRDVRGWAALRLARRDQIEAAEREVWRADAEAEYRAARSRGMDPVTWNDPRFPQRLREIADPPLLLYAAGDAGLLAGPCVAVVGARKCTRHGLDAAARISTELSRMGLTVVSGLALGVDREAHLGGLSGVGSSVAVLGCGLDVRYPKGNGDLRAALEERGCVVSEFAPGTPPDGNNFPHRNRIISGLSMGVVVAEAAKRSGSLITARLAGEQGRDVFALPGPAGQAAFTGCHSLIREGAVLADSGEDVLRELRYQFGPELNGLPRSEPKGGERRIERIQAASLPPERAAAFGDERPQGPAPLPSERLSAPAPDPDSDPDGRAVWDRLGRDRVHIDELTRGLGWESARVSQTLLLLEMSGAVRQWPGMRYSRS
- a CDS encoding DUF3859 domain-containing protein; translation: MRAMLSTLLLLAALSGAAAAGAASLVQLDLIDHGILASGDGLAGKEVRIAQRTERIPGREGLAFGVTFRLTGSKDGADVAYQTVISFRPARGAEDGSPRPRIAKTHHTRIGAEEALWHRLTKEQAAVPGQWLLRISQGGRVLLEKIFLVEPE
- a CDS encoding 2-hydroxyacid dehydrogenase, with the protein product MTLPNVFVTRKIPENGLELLRSRAKVRVSDQDRPLTRQELLLAVREADGVIGLLSDRIDAEFFDAASRLRGYANYAVGYDNIDVAEATRRGIPVSNTPDVLTKATAELAWALIFAAARRVVETDGVMRSGLWPGWGPLQFIGADVSGKTLGIVGAGRIGTATAMMSRGFDMRVLYLESPSGRRNPALDDTLGAECVPFDRLLAESDFVSVHCPLTPDTRHLFDMDAFRKMKNSAVLVNTARGPVIKEDDLVRALRSGEIAAAGLDVYENEPRMAEGLAALSNAVLLPHVGSATRSSREAMADLAARNLLAMLSGQKPPTCLNPKVLGLS
- a CDS encoding response regulator; this encodes MSKHILIVDDSKTVRNLVAFIMKKEGFRVTTAEDGLDGLEKLYGAGQVDLVVSDINMPRMDGLTFIKALREQDAYRDLPIVVLSTEGEEHDIDSAITIGANIYMVKPAQPEKLMRNVKMLLG
- the ybgF gene encoding tol-pal system protein YbgF — encoded protein: MKWISLPLLLGVLMLASGCAATSGTTQAASQEWRLQSLEESFLDFQEAQRQEAERSRAADAELAKRLARLEERVTAILGTGADLPPEQGDPGGMRMDGDDMRPGGATMAEPGADGMQPAEPRTPAVLSESMREPAPGGDTGMTGALPAPIKAGPESNEEKPWDDVPGPALEAKTRQPASSMSPPAALASRQSSSAASGTSAQTLYEQGLNLVRSGRAEQGRATLERFLKDYPANKLAPNAIYWIGESWYGQKNYPQAILSFKDVVTKYPKHPKSQAALLKIGMSYRNVGDKDNAVFYLRTLVDDHPGSEPAKMAEQLLREIPN
- a CDS encoding CheR family methyltransferase, producing MSSIFSKTISGDKDLKITEQEFRQLRDFVYGQCGIFIPDNRQYLMENRLSNRIKALNLKSFGEYFYFLQYDSDRRQEMGKLFEVITTNETSFFRNPPQIQVFQDTILPGLLAELRKKGRRRLRIWSAGCSTGEEPYTLAICIHRALGNELPLWDVRITANDLSARVVDAAKNGVYSSYALRTTPKDVIDQYFIQEERLFRIRPDVQRLVSFGQINLNERAQLKLVERSEVVFCRNVIIYFDEDMKRRVINAFYDNLVPDGYLFIGHSESLHNITRAFKPEHHPGAIIYKKLG
- a CDS encoding chemotaxis protein CheA produces the protein MSQEYMDPELLSDFFNEAKEHLETIEPNLLQLEANPEDLGLLNDIFRPMHSLKGASGFLGLNKINRLAHKAENILDDLRQGLRPVTSAVMDVILSATDALRTMVDNLEASGAEGDVEVQEIISRIEVLQHSKPEADTAAAAPAPQGNPAKEPAPAQPAPAQPAPAPKANGVRIQIATDPDFDDTPYALTTVGEGHLTDFLEEAQDIIEDLNRSLVTLEGGADDSGGLINDIFRYFHNLKGNSGIIGFKELNALTHEAETLLNRVRKGEMQPSQPLFDLLLAVVDLIEAMIAHVEPSTGEVTPMDSSGMVELLQRSYEEGVIPEIAMHGDVQEEQPAPQAAEPEPPQPPMAPAPQEMTTGADDEVLEAGGFDPEDVAIFENAVGQQIDNLNLALGELARDASQEKYVDGIYRALLTIQNSCGYMGLDEIRDYAAQTAGLVDQGRKSGDFGVLLDILGQEVGIISDRLLGAVDKLKSGMDAPEEILPVETPASRPAKPAPAPAAPAAKAAPPAAASPVSRPSAPAPAPPASPAPAAPVPAMSAKSANASAKQKTASTIRVDHQKLDHLMNLIGELIINRNRYALLARALEEGQEEVHVVAQQLTETTYAMARISDDLQDTIMNVRMVPVQTVFSRFPRLVRDLSRKSGKQIELITEGEETELDKSVVEEIGDPLVHLVRNAVDHGLESEEDRVAAGKSPTGHVWLRAYHKGNSVAIEVEDDGRGIDPEKMRNVAVKKGVLTVEEAANLDDREAIDLIFHPGFSSAEKVTDISGRGVGMDVVKTNIKNLKGSVHTQSEVGKGTKLTLTLPLTLAIIDALMVEVAGDIFAIPLDAVSETTKIKAEKLSDVNSRKAVTLRGEVLGIVELSELLDLPTNTESRTILPIVIVHDNDRRVGLVVDRLLERQEIVIKPLGQYLSDFDLDGISGATIMGDGSVVLILDPHEIYALATSLGRPQARGLDRPKAPALGAARGAAAQALEAGR
- a CDS encoding chemotaxis protein CheW, whose product is MAHCKDGERRTAEGGAARAFAACYGLDPGAPAAGGLDAADDRALLDRLIAENDVELITFRLGGKMFALPIVVVQEVVRSEELTRLPSAPFYVPGVLNLRGRVTPVIRLRSLLGLTATPQEPDRFIVVCRHQGLQVGLLINAVAAMRRVPGKDFDLNVTAQLGDNAKYLLALVRAEGGLVSLLSIDRLTRGVLKKEGEADV